Genomic DNA from Corallococcus silvisoli:
GTCGCCGGCGGAGATCGAGACGTCCGCTGACCGCGGAACCAGTACACGCACCAGACTCCGCCGCGGGATGAGCCTCCCGTCCCCAAGCTGACCGTCGCCGTTGTTGCCCCAAGCCCACACGTTCCGTCCTGCCGCGGCTCCGCACGACGAAGCTGAACCAGGTGTCGGTCGCCCCGCTGCCGCCGCTGTACGCCGACGACACGACCCTGGACGTGGACGCGATGACGAGCCTCATGCACGTCACGCGGGGCGTGCGGGCTGCCCGTGCTCAGATCAGGGGGTGGCCACCATCCACCCGCAGCACCTCGCCGGTGGTGAACCCATTGCCCATGAGGAACAGCGCGGCATGGCCCAGGTCGGTGGTCGTGCCGATACGTCCCACGGGGAGCCGACGCGCGTGCTGCTCGAACATCTGGCCCTTGGCATCCCCCGCGATGGCGTCCCAGACGGGGGTGTCAATCCAACCCGGCGACAGGGCGTTCACGCGCACCGGCGCGAGCTCCAAGGCCCAGGCGCGCACCGCGGACTCGATGGCACCATTCACCGCCGCGATGACCGAACCGTTCTGCATGGGGCGGACGGAGGCGATCCCCGTGGTGAAGACGAGTGAGCCGCCGGGCTGGAGCCGGGCATGCCTGGCGACATGGAACGCCGCCATGAGCTTGGAGTCGAAGAT
This window encodes:
- a CDS encoding SDR family oxidoreductase — encoded protein: MTLEQQHVVVVGGSSGIGFGVAKAALEQGASVTLVSRSPEKLAQAAARLERPGRVRTSSADVTQEDAVRQLFEALPPVNHVVVTAVEARYLGIREMDFAAARRIFDSKLMAAFHVARHARLQPGGSLVFTTGIASVRPMQNGSVIAAVNGAIESAVRAWALELAPVRVNALSPGWIDTPVWDAIAGDAKGQMFEQHARRLPVGRIGTTTDLGHAALFLMGNGFTTGEVLRVDGGHPLI
- a CDS encoding RCC1 domain-containing protein; the protein is MWAWGNNGDGQLGDGRLIPRRSLVRVLVPRSADVSISAGDTCLK